A stretch of the Haloplanus aerogenes genome encodes the following:
- a CDS encoding FAD-dependent oxidoreductase has protein sequence MTTQPSVVIVGGGVAGLSAATFAARADFETRVLNREGRSPSGSRTQSGDAGDSILRRNAHLENYPGFPAGVNARLLLDMMAEGADRAGADRREAEVTRVARDGDEFAVETAAGEEYRADYVIAATKNAVDYLPADVELVDRGKSFVVTDERGRTAVEGLYAAGRLAGKPHQAVVSAGHGAEVAVTMLEDADHPFYHDWVAPDGYFTDRGRDLPPGCEEIDDTERRAREDTARETMRERFAAPHPSDQPTHPSLDDA, from the coding sequence ATGACGACCCAGCCATCCGTCGTGATCGTCGGCGGCGGCGTCGCCGGCCTGTCGGCGGCCACGTTCGCCGCTCGTGCCGACTTCGAGACGCGCGTTCTGAACAGAGAGGGACGAAGTCCCTCTGGCAGCCGGACGCAGTCCGGCGACGCGGGTGACTCCATCCTCCGTCGCAACGCCCATCTGGAGAACTACCCCGGCTTCCCCGCCGGCGTCAACGCCCGCCTGTTGCTCGATATGATGGCCGAGGGCGCGGACCGGGCGGGCGCCGACCGCCGCGAGGCCGAGGTGACGCGGGTCGCCCGCGATGGCGACGAGTTCGCCGTCGAAACCGCCGCTGGCGAGGAGTACCGGGCCGACTACGTGATCGCCGCGACGAAGAACGCGGTCGACTACCTGCCCGCGGATGTCGAACTCGTCGACCGCGGGAAGTCGTTCGTGGTGACGGACGAACGCGGACGGACGGCCGTCGAGGGCCTGTACGCAGCCGGTCGCCTCGCCGGCAAACCGCATCAGGCCGTCGTGAGCGCCGGCCACGGGGCGGAGGTGGCGGTGACGATGCTAGAGGACGCCGACCACCCCTTCTACCACGACTGGGTGGCGCCCGACGGCTACTTCACCGACCGCGGCCGGGACCTGCCACCGGGGTGTGAGGAAATCGACGACACGGAACGGCGGGCGCGCGAAGACACGGCCCGGGAGACGATGCGCGAGCGGTTCGCGGCGCCACATCCCTCCGACCAGCCGACGCATCCGAGCCTCGACGACGCCTGA
- a CDS encoding Lrp/AsnC family transcriptional regulator encodes MADDDIDDVDRAILHALQEDARNMSSGDIAERTGTSDSTVRKRIRRLESAGVIKGYSAEVDYQQSGYPLRMLLFCTASIPERGSLIPEILDIDGVVSVQELVTGEENLLVTVVGESDNDITPVAQELLDMGITVSDEVLVRSHESKPFGEFAPE; translated from the coding sequence ATGGCCGACGACGACATCGACGACGTGGATCGGGCGATCCTGCACGCCCTCCAGGAGGACGCGCGAAACATGTCGTCGGGCGACATCGCGGAGCGCACCGGCACGTCGGACAGCACGGTCCGCAAGCGCATCCGGCGGCTCGAATCCGCTGGCGTGATCAAGGGGTACAGCGCCGAAGTCGACTACCAGCAGTCGGGCTATCCGCTCCGGATGCTCCTCTTCTGTACGGCCTCGATCCCCGAACGAGGATCACTCATTCCGGAAATCCTCGATATCGACGGCGTCGTCTCCGTGCAGGAACTGGTCACGGGCGAGGAGAACCTGCTCGTCACCGTCGTCGGCGAGTCGGACAACGACATCACGCCCGTCGCCCAGGAACTGCTCGATATGGGCATCACCGTCTCCGACGAGGTACTCGTCCGGAGCCACGAGTCGAAACCCTTCGGGGAGTTCGCACCGGAGTGA